A single region of the Hyphomonas adhaerens MHS-3 genome encodes:
- a CDS encoding bleomycin resistance protein, whose amino-acid sequence MAAALVPELYVSDLARSLDFYCGALGFSVVYQRPEERFAYLERAGAELMLEEPVGRTWLAGPLEAPYGRGVNFQIEVEDAAALRDAALAAGAPLVLDLEEKTYLRDDEPIRVRQCVVQDPDGYLLRFSELL is encoded by the coding sequence ATGGCCGCTGCGCTCGTCCCTGAACTCTATGTCAGCGATCTTGCGCGGAGCCTCGACTTCTATTGCGGCGCGCTCGGCTTTTCCGTCGTCTACCAGCGCCCGGAAGAACGCTTCGCCTATCTCGAACGGGCAGGGGCAGAGCTGATGCTGGAGGAGCCTGTCGGGCGTACCTGGCTCGCCGGGCCGCTGGAGGCGCCTTATGGCCGGGGCGTGAACTTTCAGATTGAGGTGGAGGATGCCGCGGCCCTGCGCGATGCGGCCCTCGCCGCCGGGGCGCCGCTGGTCCTGGACCTCGAAGAGAAGACCTATCTGCGCGACGATGAGCCCATTCGCGTGCGTCAATGCGTGGTGCAGGATCCGGACGGTTATCTTCTTCGCTTTTCGGAATTGCTGTGA
- a CDS encoding tyrosine recombinase XerC, which produces METLPAFVDYLANERRMAAKTVDAYRSDLAEFFNFLRHHMGEEPTPKLLGELKARDIRAHIAQRRRDGLSDASVARLLSSIKALYRWLNRAFDIENAEVAYLQGPKRPARLPRPVSAEAAKDMINEAADDPDVAPWINARDAAVLSLLYGAGLRISEALSLTGADVPAPERLRITGKGGKVRIVPLIPAVRDAINFYAEQCPYALTRTQPLFRGAKGGALNPRLIQGLVQRLRGLLGLPDTATPHALRHAFATHLLAAGADLRAIQTLLGHASLSTTQVYTGVDASRLREVHASAHPRA; this is translated from the coding sequence ATGGAAACCCTGCCCGCCTTCGTCGACTATCTCGCCAATGAACGCCGCATGGCAGCAAAGACGGTGGACGCCTACCGGTCAGACCTCGCGGAATTTTTCAATTTCCTGCGCCATCATATGGGGGAGGAGCCGACCCCGAAGCTGCTGGGTGAGCTGAAGGCGCGGGATATCCGTGCCCATATTGCCCAGCGCCGCCGCGATGGCCTGTCGGACGCTTCGGTCGCCCGACTACTGTCCTCGATCAAGGCGCTGTACCGCTGGCTGAACCGGGCGTTCGACATCGAGAATGCGGAAGTGGCCTATCTGCAGGGGCCGAAGCGCCCGGCGCGGTTGCCGCGCCCGGTGTCTGCCGAAGCCGCGAAGGACATGATCAACGAGGCCGCCGACGATCCGGATGTCGCGCCGTGGATCAATGCCCGCGATGCGGCCGTGCTGTCGCTGCTCTATGGCGCGGGACTTCGTATTTCCGAAGCGCTCAGCCTGACCGGGGCGGACGTCCCGGCGCCCGAACGCCTGCGGATCACCGGAAAGGGCGGCAAGGTGCGGATCGTGCCGCTGATTCCCGCCGTGCGCGACGCCATCAATTTCTATGCGGAACAGTGCCCTTACGCCCTGACACGGACGCAGCCCCTGTTCCGGGGCGCGAAGGGCGGCGCGCTGAACCCGCGCCTGATCCAGGGACTGGTGCAGCGCCTGCGCGGCCTGCTGGGGCTGCCAGACACGGCGACGCCGCACGCCCTGCGCCACGCTTTTGCGACGCACCTGCTGGCGGCGGGGGCAGACCTCCGTGCCATCCAGACGCTGCTCGGACACGCCTCGCTGTCGACCACGCAGGTCTATACCGGCGTCGATGCCAGCCGCCTTCGCGAAGTGCACGCATCGGCGCATCCACGGGCCTGA
- a CDS encoding YaiI/YqxD family protein yields the protein MPDALQILVDADACPVKEEVYRVALRHEVPVVIVANSYIRIPEHRLISRQIVTDGFDAADDWIAEQAGPRSLVITADILLAQRALEKGARVLGPNGKPFTDASIGNAVAVRAIHADLRAGLGEGAPKGAAPFTKQDRSNFLNAMEVAMVALKKAAG from the coding sequence ATGCCGGATGCCCTTCAAATCCTCGTCGATGCCGATGCCTGCCCTGTGAAGGAGGAGGTGTACCGTGTGGCGCTGCGCCATGAGGTGCCGGTGGTGATTGTCGCCAATTCCTATATCCGCATTCCGGAGCACCGGCTGATCTCGCGCCAGATCGTGACGGACGGGTTCGATGCCGCCGATGACTGGATCGCCGAACAGGCCGGCCCGCGCAGCCTCGTCATCACGGCGGACATTCTGCTGGCGCAGCGGGCACTGGAGAAGGGGGCGCGCGTGCTCGGCCCCAATGGCAAGCCGTTCACGGATGCCTCCATCGGCAATGCCGTCGCCGTGCGCGCCATCCATGCAGACCTCCGCGCGGGCCTCGGCGAAGGCGCGCCAAAGGGTGCCGCCCCGTTCACCAAGCAGGACCGGTCGAACTTCCTGAACGCGATGGAAGTGGCCATGGTCGCCCTGAAAAAGGCGGCCGGCTAG
- a CDS encoding TetR/AcrR family transcriptional regulator, giving the protein MTTTDADLPLKPRLTRSEAKARTRAALLSAAKNVFAREGYGGASLDQIAAEVGYTKGAVYTHFASKEDLFLELLSDGLFRQIEFLETLLEKARARPEQLNDLLNGLLDELDNPESEIGSGLAVLGVELQLESRRNLQLAAGFTDIVGRHREALQRLFAEVFRIKGTKPVMDLDTYSGTLIAVAEGLALSRAGGLQGRVASSRQVFNILLGLEPAVHDVRKKAP; this is encoded by the coding sequence ATGACCACGACCGATGCAGACCTGCCCCTGAAGCCACGCCTGACCCGCTCTGAAGCCAAGGCGCGCACGCGCGCGGCCCTCCTGTCTGCCGCGAAAAACGTGTTTGCCCGAGAGGGTTATGGCGGCGCATCGCTGGACCAGATCGCGGCGGAAGTCGGTTACACCAAAGGGGCGGTGTATACGCACTTTGCCAGCAAGGAGGACTTGTTCCTTGAACTTCTGTCGGATGGCCTGTTCCGCCAGATCGAGTTTCTGGAAACCCTTCTGGAGAAGGCACGTGCACGGCCGGAACAGCTCAATGACCTTCTGAACGGCTTGCTGGACGAGCTGGACAATCCGGAGTCGGAGATCGGATCCGGCCTGGCCGTCCTCGGCGTCGAGCTGCAACTTGAATCCCGGCGCAATCTGCAACTCGCCGCAGGCTTCACCGATATCGTTGGCCGTCACCGCGAAGCCCTCCAGCGCCTGTTCGCCGAAGTCTTCCGGATCAAGGGCACGAAGCCGGTGATGGATCTCGACACATATAGCGGTACACTGATCGCCGTGGCCGAAGGGCTTGCCCTGTCACGCGCGGGCGGACTTCAGGGCCGCGTCGCGTCCAGCCGCCAGGTGTTCAACATCCTGCTCGGCCTGGAACCTGCCGTGCATGACGTTCGGAAAAAAGCGCCGTAG
- a CDS encoding GNAT family N-acetyltransferase, with translation MILREPKSDELAALSGLCLRSKAHWGYSGDMLKAFEGELTVTPQDLADDAIMLAEDKRGVAGVVQLSKQGEDAVLEKLFVEPDRLGEGTGKLLYVWACRVARENGARNLLIDSDPDAAGFYEGLGAVRSGTVKSGSIPGRTLPHLVHPLG, from the coding sequence ATGATTCTGCGCGAACCGAAATCCGATGAACTCGCCGCCCTGTCCGGCCTCTGCCTGCGCTCCAAGGCGCATTGGGGCTATTCCGGCGACATGCTGAAAGCCTTTGAGGGCGAATTGACCGTTACCCCGCAGGATCTGGCCGATGATGCGATCATGCTGGCCGAGGACAAGCGGGGCGTGGCGGGCGTCGTGCAGCTGTCCAAACAGGGCGAGGATGCCGTGCTGGAGAAGCTGTTCGTGGAGCCTGACCGGCTGGGCGAGGGGACGGGCAAGCTGCTCTATGTCTGGGCCTGCCGGGTCGCGCGGGAAAACGGCGCCAGGAATCTGCTGATCGATTCAGACCCTGACGCCGCCGGTTTCTACGAAGGTCTCGGCGCCGTGCGCAGCGGCACGGTCAAATCCGGCTCCATTCCGGGCCGGACTTTGCCGCACCTCGTGCATCCGCTGGGCTAG
- a CDS encoding cytochrome P450: MADTQALERSMEPAETIALEDIDVSQPELWRTDSHWPYFARLRRDAPVHYCKNGMFGPYWSVTTWNDIMAVDTNHKVFSSEASLGGITILDQQSDVELPMFIAMDPPTHDVQRLTVSPIVSPANLSRMEPLIRERATKILDNLPEGEAFDWVDRVSIELTTQMLATLFDFPFEERRKLTHWSDVATTIPAPGMLVETVEEKTAELMQCLTEFTDLWNQRVNEPPKGDLVSMLAHGEATRNMSPQEYLGNLVLLIVGGNDTTRNSISGSVYALNKFPSEFDKLRADPGLIPSMVSETIRWQTPLAHMRRTATEDTEIGGQKIRKGEKVIMWYVSGNRDESVIDQPDRYIIDRERPRQHLSFGFGIHRCVGNRLAEMQLRVIWEEILKRFETIELVEEPERVPSPFVKGYQRMNVRVTRKK; this comes from the coding sequence ATGGCCGACACGCAAGCCCTTGAAAGATCAATGGAACCGGCGGAAACCATCGCGCTGGAAGACATCGATGTCAGCCAGCCTGAATTGTGGCGCACCGATTCCCATTGGCCTTATTTTGCGCGCCTGCGCCGCGATGCGCCGGTGCATTACTGCAAAAACGGAATGTTCGGCCCCTACTGGTCCGTGACCACCTGGAACGACATCATGGCGGTGGATACCAATCACAAGGTGTTCTCGTCCGAAGCGTCGCTTGGCGGCATCACCATTCTCGACCAGCAGTCCGATGTCGAATTGCCGATGTTCATCGCCATGGACCCGCCCACACACGACGTTCAGCGCCTCACCGTCAGCCCGATCGTCTCGCCGGCCAATCTCTCCCGGATGGAGCCGCTGATCCGCGAGCGCGCCACGAAGATCCTCGACAATCTGCCGGAAGGGGAGGCGTTCGACTGGGTCGACCGGGTGTCGATCGAGCTGACGACGCAGATGCTGGCGACCCTGTTCGACTTCCCGTTCGAGGAGCGCCGCAAGCTGACCCATTGGTCGGATGTGGCAACCACGATTCCGGCCCCCGGCATGCTGGTCGAGACGGTTGAGGAGAAAACCGCCGAACTGATGCAGTGCCTGACGGAATTTACGGACCTCTGGAACCAGCGGGTCAACGAGCCACCGAAGGGAGACCTGGTATCAATGCTGGCGCATGGCGAAGCCACGCGGAACATGAGCCCCCAGGAATATCTCGGAAATCTCGTCCTGCTCATCGTCGGCGGCAATGACACGACCCGGAACAGCATTTCCGGCAGCGTCTATGCGCTCAACAAATTCCCTTCGGAATTCGACAAGCTGCGCGCCGATCCGGGCCTGATCCCGTCCATGGTGTCCGAGACGATCCGCTGGCAGACGCCGCTGGCACATATGCGCCGTACAGCGACGGAAGACACGGAAATCGGCGGCCAGAAAATCCGCAAAGGCGAAAAGGTCATCATGTGGTACGTTTCCGGCAACCGCGACGAGTCGGTGATTGATCAACCGGATCGCTACATCATTGACCGCGAACGCCCGCGTCAGCACCTCTCATTCGGGTTCGGCATCCACCGCTGCGTCGGCAATCGCCTGGCAGAAATGCAGCTGCGCGTGATCTGGGAAGAAATCCTCAAGCGGTTCGAGACGATCGAACTGGTCGAGGAGCCGGAACGTGTGCCATCGCCTTTCGTGAAGGGCTACCAACGGATGAATGTGCGGGTGACGCGGAAAAAGTGA
- the rsgA gene encoding ribosome small subunit-dependent GTPase A: MTFQSADLAALGWTPFFNAQTTFDELSALCPVRVMAVHRGQLAVLGDGVDASIPSHMPDAQSEEDYPTVGDWLLIDRETLRPIRLLERTSLFKRRAPGTGRKLQLIAANVDTLFIVSSCNQDFNLARIERYLVLAKEAGVQPVVVLTKSDLAPAPEDFAAEARRLQPGLLVETVNALEPDSLGPVRAWCGKGQTVALMGSSGVGKSTLINTLTGAAAATQSIRDDDAKGRHTTTGRALHRLHEGGWLIDTPGMRELQLTDASAGIDDVFEDIAGLAHTCRFSDCAHESEPGCAVQAAIDAGTLDAQRLGRWRKLVAEEAFNSQTLAQRRASDKAFGKMVRSTVQHKRKGDWK, translated from the coding sequence ATGACTTTCCAATCCGCAGATCTGGCCGCGCTTGGCTGGACCCCCTTCTTCAACGCCCAAACCACATTCGACGAATTGTCCGCCTTGTGCCCGGTCCGTGTCATGGCGGTCCATCGCGGCCAGCTGGCCGTCCTGGGCGACGGTGTCGATGCGTCGATCCCCTCGCACATGCCCGATGCCCAATCCGAGGAAGACTATCCGACGGTCGGCGACTGGCTGCTGATCGACCGCGAAACCCTGCGCCCCATCCGCTTGCTTGAACGGACCAGCCTGTTCAAGCGGCGGGCCCCCGGTACGGGGCGCAAGCTCCAGCTGATCGCGGCAAATGTGGACACGCTGTTCATTGTCTCGTCGTGCAACCAGGACTTCAATCTGGCCCGGATCGAACGCTATCTGGTGCTGGCAAAGGAGGCCGGCGTTCAGCCGGTGGTCGTCCTGACCAAGAGCGACCTGGCACCGGCGCCGGAGGATTTCGCCGCCGAAGCCCGCCGCCTTCAGCCCGGCCTTCTGGTGGAGACGGTCAATGCGCTCGAGCCGGACAGCCTTGGCCCGGTACGGGCCTGGTGCGGCAAAGGCCAGACCGTCGCCCTCATGGGCTCGTCCGGCGTGGGGAAATCGACGCTCATCAACACCCTGACGGGCGCGGCGGCCGCCACGCAATCAATCCGCGACGACGACGCCAAGGGCCGGCACACGACAACCGGCCGCGCCCTGCATCGCCTTCATGAGGGGGGCTGGCTGATCGACACGCCCGGAATGCGGGAACTGCAGCTGACGGATGCGTCTGCCGGCATTGACGATGTCTTTGAAGACATCGCCGGGCTGGCGCACACCTGCCGGTTCTCGGACTGCGCACATGAGAGCGAACCCGGCTGCGCCGTGCAGGCCGCGATCGACGCGGGCACGCTGGACGCGCAACGGCTCGGCCGCTGGCGCAAGCTCGTGGCCGAAGAAGCGTTCAATTCGCAGACGCTTGCCCAGCGGCGCGCCAGCGACAAGGCCTTCGGCAAGATGGTGCGCTCGACCGTGCAGCATAAGCGGAAAGGTGACTGGAAGTAG
- a CDS encoding homoserine O-succinyltransferase — protein sequence MPIKIPDALPARETLLKEGVAVMQESEAARQDIRPLQIGLLNLMPNKVRTETQIARLLGASPLQIELSLIRIGNHTPKNTSQDHLISFYNTWEQVADRKFDGFIVTGAPVEQLDFEDVTYWDELTCIFDWTRTNVHSNLFICWGAMAAAWHFHKLPKYQLAKKAFGIYRQRNLAPASPYLNGFSDDFLIPVSRWTEVHAEDVLARPELDMLVDCPATGPSLLEHAPSRSVFMFNHVEYDSFSLKEEYERDVAAGSDIAIPHNYFPDDDPTRKPLNRWRSHAHLLFGNWINQVYQSTPYDHARIGQG from the coding sequence GTGCCGATCAAGATTCCGGACGCCCTGCCTGCCCGTGAAACCCTTCTCAAAGAGGGTGTCGCGGTGATGCAGGAATCCGAAGCCGCCCGCCAGGATATCCGCCCCTTGCAGATCGGCCTGCTCAACCTGATGCCGAACAAGGTCCGCACCGAGACACAGATTGCGCGCCTGCTGGGCGCCTCGCCCCTGCAGATCGAACTGTCGCTGATCCGCATCGGCAATCACACGCCGAAGAATACCTCGCAGGATCACCTGATCAGTTTCTACAACACCTGGGAACAGGTGGCAGACCGCAAGTTCGACGGCTTCATCGTCACCGGCGCCCCGGTCGAGCAGCTGGATTTCGAAGACGTGACCTATTGGGACGAGTTGACCTGCATCTTCGACTGGACCCGGACGAATGTGCATTCGAACCTGTTCATCTGCTGGGGCGCGATGGCGGCGGCCTGGCATTTCCACAAACTGCCGAAATACCAGCTGGCAAAGAAGGCTTTCGGCATCTACCGCCAGCGCAACCTCGCCCCGGCCTCGCCTTATCTGAACGGCTTCTCGGACGACTTCCTGATCCCGGTCTCCCGCTGGACCGAAGTGCATGCCGAAGACGTGCTCGCCCGGCCGGAGCTGGACATGCTGGTCGACTGCCCGGCCACGGGGCCGAGCCTGCTGGAACACGCGCCCAGCCGCAGCGTCTTCATGTTCAACCATGTCGAATATGACTCGTTCTCCCTGAAGGAAGAATATGAGCGCGACGTGGCCGCCGGCAGCGACATCGCCATTCCGCACAATTACTTCCCGGACGATGACCCCACCCGCAAACCGCTGAACCGCTGGCGCAGCCATGCGCATCTCCTGTTCGGCAACTGGATCAACCAGGTCTATCAGTCCACGCCCTACGATCACGCCCGGATCGGGCAGGGGTAA
- a CDS encoding aldo/keto reductase codes for MDYVNFGNTGLKVSRLCLGCMSFGEPDRGQHPWSLTEDASRPLIRRAVELGFNFFDTANMYSGGSSEEIIGRALKDFAYRDEIVIATKAHFPWRLAPNTMGLSRKSLFAAIDDSLSRLGTDYVDLFQIHRFDPTTPIEETMEALHDIVKAGKARYIGASSMWAWQFQKMQVTAKANGWTQFVSMQNYVNLLYREEEREMLPYCASEGVAVMPWSPLARGRLTRDWDETTERSETDRVQGLLYTKAVEADKKVVETVAGIAKERGVPRAQVAMAWLLHKPVITSPIIGATKMGHLEDAVAATELKLSDEEIARLEAPYVPHEVVGLEMAPPFDVKVSLKG; via the coding sequence ATGGACTATGTGAATTTCGGAAATACGGGCCTGAAAGTCTCCCGCCTCTGCCTCGGCTGCATGAGTTTCGGCGAGCCGGACCGGGGCCAGCACCCCTGGTCTCTGACCGAAGACGCAAGCCGCCCGCTGATCCGCCGAGCCGTGGAACTCGGCTTCAATTTCTTCGACACAGCGAACATGTATTCCGGCGGATCCTCCGAGGAGATTATCGGCCGGGCGCTGAAGGATTTCGCCTATCGGGACGAGATCGTGATTGCCACCAAGGCCCACTTCCCCTGGCGCCTTGCGCCGAACACGATGGGCCTGTCGCGCAAATCCCTGTTCGCCGCCATTGATGACAGCCTTTCCCGCCTCGGCACGGATTATGTGGATCTCTTCCAGATTCACCGTTTCGACCCGACAACGCCCATCGAGGAAACGATGGAGGCGCTGCACGACATCGTGAAAGCCGGCAAGGCGCGCTATATCGGCGCCTCCTCCATGTGGGCCTGGCAGTTCCAGAAGATGCAGGTGACAGCGAAGGCGAACGGTTGGACACAATTTGTCAGCATGCAGAACTATGTAAACCTGCTCTATCGCGAGGAAGAGCGCGAGATGCTGCCCTATTGCGCGTCCGAAGGCGTCGCCGTCATGCCGTGGAGCCCGCTCGCCCGCGGGCGCCTGACGCGCGACTGGGATGAGACGACCGAACGGTCCGAGACCGACCGCGTGCAGGGCCTGCTCTACACAAAGGCTGTCGAGGCCGACAAGAAGGTTGTGGAAACGGTGGCCGGGATCGCGAAGGAACGCGGCGTGCCGCGTGCGCAGGTCGCCATGGCCTGGCTGCTGCACAAGCCCGTCATCACCTCCCCCATCATCGGCGCCACGAAGATGGGCCACCTAGAGGATGCCGTTGCGGCGACGGAGCTGAAACTCAGCGATGAGGAAATCGCGCGGCTGGAGGCACCTTATGTGCCGCACGAAGTCGTCGGCCTCGAAATGGCACCGCCCTTCGATGTGAAGGTCAGCCTGAAGGGCTGA
- a CDS encoding rhodanese-like domain-containing protein, translating into MGVKRNTVIGILTIATFIGCGLAASAQVPDAPERDSFIDYDGFLGVSEEVAAYRQQHLVSLVDFNEMKDDPDTIILDSRSAEAFAMGHIDGAINVNFSDFTDEKLAAAIPSKDTRILIYCNNNFEDDVAPVVLKSAPLALNVPTFINLYGYGYRNVFELKGMHSLEDPEIHWVSDLQAP; encoded by the coding sequence ATGGGCGTGAAACGGAACACCGTCATCGGCATCCTGACAATTGCAACCTTTATCGGCTGCGGCCTTGCGGCCAGTGCGCAGGTGCCTGACGCGCCGGAACGCGACTCCTTCATCGACTATGACGGCTTCCTCGGGGTCTCCGAAGAAGTGGCGGCCTACCGCCAGCAGCATCTCGTCTCTCTCGTGGATTTCAACGAGATGAAAGACGATCCCGATACGATCATACTCGATTCCCGCAGCGCCGAAGCCTTCGCCATGGGCCACATAGACGGCGCGATCAATGTGAACTTCTCCGACTTCACCGATGAGAAGCTCGCCGCCGCGATCCCGTCAAAGGACACGCGCATCCTGATCTACTGCAACAATAATTTCGAAGACGATGTCGCCCCCGTCGTGCTGAAGAGCGCGCCGCTGGCCCTCAACGTGCCGACCTTCATCAATTTATACGGCTATGGATACCGGAACGTCTTTGAGCTGAAGGGCATGCATTCGCTGGAGGATCCGGAGATCCACTGGGTCAGCGACCTGCAAGCCCCCTAG
- a CDS encoding lysophospholipid acyltransferase family protein, whose translation MIPAPSPAPELSYASYFEDPVKRRLVRVVERFSGQPHLKKLYEHYRDHLAHDVPFFEAAIRLLDLDVQFSASRLADIPKDGPLVVVANHPFGVLDGLVICWLVSLRRPDFRVLTNSALDGVPEARDYLLRVDFSGTREALAANVAMRKAALDHIKDGGCVIVFPSGGVATTPRPFDRTAVDDEWKPFTSKLITHGNASVTPIYFDGQNSRLFQMASHLSLELRLALVFREVRRRMGKSLRVEIGQTLSPDDLAAAGKRRGLMEFLRERTYELAGPAQHARLARAGIRFQQKKPKVYR comes from the coding sequence ATGATTCCCGCCCCTTCGCCTGCGCCGGAACTCTCCTACGCGTCCTATTTCGAGGATCCGGTGAAGCGCCGCCTTGTGCGCGTCGTGGAGCGGTTTTCCGGCCAGCCGCACCTGAAAAAGCTGTACGAGCACTACCGCGACCACCTCGCCCATGACGTGCCTTTCTTCGAGGCGGCGATCCGGCTGCTGGACCTTGATGTCCAGTTTTCCGCGTCGCGCCTTGCCGACATCCCGAAGGACGGCCCGCTGGTCGTGGTGGCGAACCACCCTTTCGGCGTGCTGGACGGACTGGTCATCTGCTGGCTGGTCAGCCTGCGCCGGCCGGATTTCCGGGTGCTGACAAACTCCGCGCTCGATGGCGTGCCGGAGGCGCGGGATTATTTGCTGCGCGTCGACTTCTCCGGCACGCGCGAGGCCCTGGCTGCCAATGTGGCCATGCGGAAGGCGGCGCTGGACCATATCAAGGATGGCGGCTGCGTGATCGTCTTTCCCTCGGGCGGGGTTGCCACGACGCCGCGTCCGTTTGACCGCACGGCGGTGGATGACGAGTGGAAGCCTTTCACCTCGAAACTCATCACCCATGGCAACGCCTCGGTCACGCCCATCTATTTCGACGGCCAGAATTCGCGCCTGTTCCAGATGGCGAGCCATTTGTCGCTGGAGCTGCGCCTTGCGCTCGTCTTCCGCGAAGTGCGCCGGCGCATGGGCAAGTCCCTGCGGGTCGAGATCGGGCAGACGCTGTCGCCGGACGACCTCGCCGCCGCCGGCAAGCGGCGCGGCCTGATGGAATTTCTCCGAGAGCGGACCTATGAACTCGCCGGCCCCGCCCAGCACGCCCGCCTCGCGCGGGCCGGCATCCGCTTCCAGCAGAAGAAACCGAAAGTCTACCGTTGA
- a CDS encoding NAD(P)H-dependent oxidoreductase — MKSILLINGHQPFPTSPGRLNRAFCDRAKAHFEARGAAVREVRTAEPWDTDLEVENQLWADLILIQFPLNSMGLPWSLKRYLDEVYTAGMDGRLARGDGRSRKDPARQYGSGGKLQGKHYMLSVTMNAPRTAFDDPGQDLFAGRSLDELLAPVHINFAFFALTPLPTFAAHDVSKAPQIDADLDRFDAHLNAHAAPLRT; from the coding sequence GTGAAATCAATACTTCTGATCAACGGCCACCAGCCTTTTCCCACCTCCCCGGGGCGGCTGAACCGGGCTTTCTGCGACCGCGCTAAGGCGCACTTCGAGGCACGCGGCGCAGCGGTGCGAGAGGTCCGGACTGCTGAGCCTTGGGACACAGACCTTGAGGTGGAAAACCAGCTCTGGGCAGATCTCATCCTCATACAGTTCCCGCTGAACTCGATGGGCTTGCCCTGGTCACTGAAACGCTACCTCGATGAAGTATATACCGCCGGCATGGATGGGCGCCTTGCCCGGGGGGATGGACGGAGCCGGAAAGACCCCGCGCGGCAATACGGCTCCGGCGGGAAACTCCAGGGCAAACACTACATGTTGTCGGTCACGATGAATGCACCCCGCACCGCGTTCGATGACCCCGGCCAAGACCTGTTCGCGGGCCGCAGCCTCGATGAGTTGCTGGCCCCGGTGCATATCAATTTTGCCTTCTTCGCCCTGACACCTTTGCCCACCTTCGCCGCACATGATGTCAGCAAGGCCCCTCAGATCGACGCAGACCTCGACCGGTTCGACGCGCACCTGAACGCCCACGCCGCGCCGCTCAGAACATAA
- a CDS encoding acyl-CoA dehydrogenase family protein, translating into MSQKTDPADPVAAAKALLPELAARAGEMDEARRLPADLARTMAEASVFRLVTPRRFGGLEASPRTFVETVEMLSTANASAGWCCMIANTSALNAAYMAPEEAEAIFDDPHVITGGVFAPMGRAVVEEGGYRVTGRWQWGSGSANSAWLGGGCTVWEDGEMRRLSSGAPETLMAVFPAAEAALLDTWHVMGLKGTGSGDFEVKDIFVPEGRCVRLAEGNPRETGPLYKFPAFGFLSLGVCAAALGNARGSLDNFHALAMAKKNQGSAKTLAERQTIQSAYAQAEASWRAARALLFAEIDRVWEIAQTADEIPMEARADLRLACTHVTRTGADICRNLYELGGGAALFETSPLQRQFRDAQAMTQHIITAPATWELTGRILFGLPTDGGMV; encoded by the coding sequence ATGAGCCAGAAGACAGACCCGGCAGATCCGGTCGCCGCAGCAAAAGCCCTGCTGCCGGAACTCGCCGCCCGGGCGGGCGAGATGGACGAAGCCCGCCGCCTTCCGGCAGACCTGGCGCGCACCATGGCGGAGGCGAGCGTCTTCCGCCTCGTCACGCCCCGGCGCTTCGGTGGCCTCGAAGCCAGCCCCCGCACCTTCGTCGAAACCGTCGAGATGCTGTCGACCGCGAATGCCAGTGCGGGCTGGTGCTGCATGATCGCGAACACGTCCGCGCTGAACGCTGCTTACATGGCGCCGGAAGAGGCCGAGGCCATCTTCGACGACCCCCATGTCATCACCGGCGGCGTCTTCGCGCCGATGGGCCGCGCTGTCGTGGAAGAGGGCGGCTACCGCGTCACCGGACGCTGGCAATGGGGCTCCGGCTCCGCCAACAGCGCGTGGCTCGGCGGTGGCTGCACCGTCTGGGAAGATGGAGAGATGCGGCGCCTGTCCAGCGGCGCACCGGAAACCCTGATGGCCGTCTTCCCGGCGGCCGAGGCGGCCCTGCTGGACACCTGGCACGTCATGGGCCTGAAGGGCACAGGCTCCGGCGACTTTGAAGTGAAAGACATTTTCGTGCCGGAAGGCCGCTGCGTGCGCCTCGCGGAAGGCAATCCGCGGGAGACCGGCCCGCTCTACAAGTTTCCCGCCTTTGGCTTTCTCTCGCTCGGCGTCTGCGCGGCGGCGCTCGGCAATGCCCGGGGCAGCCTCGACAATTTCCACGCGCTGGCCATGGCGAAGAAGAACCAGGGCTCGGCCAAGACGCTGGCCGAACGCCAGACCATCCAGTCCGCCTATGCGCAGGCCGAGGCCAGCTGGCGCGCGGCGCGGGCGCTGCTCTTCGCCGAAATCGACCGGGTCTGGGAAATTGCACAGACGGCTGACGAAATCCCCATGGAGGCCCGCGCCGACCTGCGCCTTGCCTGCACCCATGTCACCCGCACCGGGGCGGACATCTGCCGCAACCTGTATGAGCTGGGCGGCGGCGCGGCGCTGTTCGAAACCTCGCCCCTGCAGCGCCAGTTCCGGGATGCGCAGGCCATGACCCAGCACATCATCACCGCCCCCGCCACCTGGGAACTCACCGGCCGCATCCTCTTCGGCCTGCCAACCGACGGGGGCATGGTGTAA